Proteins encoded in a region of the Zunongwangia endophytica genome:
- a CDS encoding outer membrane beta-barrel protein: MKKILIIMLCLASTGVWAQSSEFGIKGGLNYGSTGDINGFSEAREDFPDLKDGESKAGYHFGVFGKFEISGVFIQPELVYTKLTTDYGAFDYNLDKIDLPVLLGVNILGPLNIKAGPSFQYITNNEIEDGTFKIGNVDKDVTVGYQLGAGLNLGSLGIDVRYEGAFTDNTAFNEAADNNFSIDSRPSQWILSLSIAL; encoded by the coding sequence ATGAAGAAAATTTTAATCATTATGCTGTGTTTAGCATCAACCGGGGTATGGGCACAGTCGTCAGAGTTTGGAATAAAAGGTGGATTAAATTATGGATCTACGGGAGATATTAATGGATTTTCTGAAGCGAGAGAGGATTTCCCAGATTTGAAAGATGGTGAATCCAAAGCTGGATATCACTTTGGTGTGTTTGGAAAATTTGAAATTTCAGGAGTTTTTATTCAGCCAGAACTTGTTTACACTAAATTGACTACCGATTATGGAGCTTTCGACTATAATCTAGATAAAATTGATTTACCGGTATTATTAGGTGTCAATATTTTAGGTCCGCTAAATATTAAAGCAGGTCCATCATTCCAGTACATCACCAATAACGAAATAGAAGACGGAACATTCAAAATAGGGAATGTTGATAAAGATGTTACCGTGGGTTATCAATTAGGCGCAGGATTAAATCTTGGTAGTTTAGGTATTGATGTTCGCTATGAAGGTGCTTTTACGGATAACACTGCATTTAACGAAGCTGCAGACAATAATTTTTCTATAGACTCTAGACCTTCACAATGG
- the tgt gene encoding tRNA guanosine(34) transglycosylase Tgt, which translates to MEFELLKTDPASKARAGKITTDHGVIETPIFMPVGTVASVKGVHQTELKQEINPDIILGNTYHLYLRPQTEILKKAGGLHKFMNWDRNILTDSGGYQVYSLSERRKIKEEGVKFKSHIDGSYHVFTPENVMEIQREIGADIIMAFDECTPYPCDYNYAKRSMHMTHRWLDRCIKHFGDTPPLYGYNQTLFPIVQGSTYKDLRKQSAEYIASRNSEGNAIGGLSVGEPAEEMYAMTEVVTEILPEEKPRYLMGVGTPINILENIALGIDMFDCVMPTRNARNGMLFTAHGTINIKNRKWVDDFSPIDEMGITFVDTEYSKAYVRHLFSVNEMLGKQIATIHNLGFYLWLVREARKHILAGDFRVWKDMMVKQMDKRL; encoded by the coding sequence ATGGAATTTGAACTTTTAAAGACCGATCCCGCCAGTAAAGCCCGGGCCGGTAAAATCACCACAGATCACGGTGTTATAGAAACACCTATTTTTATGCCTGTGGGTACTGTTGCATCGGTAAAAGGAGTGCACCAAACAGAATTAAAACAGGAAATAAATCCTGATATTATATTAGGGAATACCTATCATCTTTATTTGAGGCCACAAACCGAAATTCTAAAAAAAGCCGGCGGCCTTCATAAATTTATGAACTGGGATCGCAATATTCTTACCGATAGTGGTGGCTATCAGGTATATTCCCTTTCAGAAAGAAGAAAAATAAAAGAAGAAGGCGTAAAGTTTAAATCTCATATCGACGGGTCTTATCATGTTTTTACGCCAGAGAACGTTATGGAGATTCAGCGTGAAATTGGTGCTGATATCATTATGGCTTTTGATGAGTGTACACCATATCCTTGTGATTACAATTACGCTAAGCGATCTATGCATATGACGCATCGTTGGCTGGATCGTTGTATTAAGCATTTTGGCGATACTCCACCACTTTACGGATATAACCAAACCTTATTTCCAATTGTACAGGGAAGTACTTATAAAGATCTAAGAAAGCAATCTGCGGAATATATCGCTTCTAGAAATTCGGAAGGGAATGCGATTGGAGGATTATCGGTAGGCGAGCCTGCGGAAGAAATGTACGCAATGACTGAAGTAGTTACTGAAATTCTTCCTGAAGAAAAACCGCGCTATCTTATGGGAGTGGGGACGCCGATTAATATTTTAGAAAATATTGCGTTAGGTATAGATATGTTTGATTGCGTAATGCCAACCAGGAATGCTAGAAACGGAATGTTGTTTACGGCACATGGTACTATAAATATTAAAAACAGAAAATGGGTAGACGACTTTTCGCCAATCGACGAGATGGGAATCACCTTTGTAGATACGGAATATTCTAAAGCATACGTTCGTCACTTATTTAGCGTTAATGAAATGCTTGGCAAGCAAATTGCAACAATTCATAACCTTGGTTTTTATCTTTGGTTGGTACGCGAGGCTAGAAAGCATATTTTAGCAGGAGATTTTAGAGTCTGGAAAGATATGATGGTAAAACAGATGGATAAAAGATTATAA
- a CDS encoding transketolase, which translates to MANIEELKSFATQVRRDIVRQVHKVSSGHPGGSLGCTEFFVALYQEILEHDPSFNMDGVGEDLFFLSNGHISPVFYSVLARSGYFPVEELSTFRMIDSRLQGHPTTHEGLPGIRIASGSLGQGMSIALGAAQAKTLNKDSHLVFSLHGDGELQEGQNWEAIMYAGANGVDNLISTVDVNGQQIDGSTDTVLNMGDLRAKFEAFGWDVLEIAEGNDIEKVIEGLNEAKEHTGKGKPVCVLMTTVMGNGVDFMMHTHEWHGKAPNDEQLESALAQNPETLGDY; encoded by the coding sequence ATGGCAAACATTGAAGAATTAAAAAGTTTTGCTACCCAGGTACGCAGGGATATTGTAAGACAAGTTCATAAAGTAAGCTCTGGCCACCCGGGAGGATCTCTTGGCTGTACAGAATTTTTTGTAGCGCTTTATCAAGAGATTTTAGAGCACGATCCTAGCTTTAATATGGACGGGGTTGGTGAGGACTTATTTTTCCTTTCCAATGGTCACATTTCCCCAGTTTTCTATAGCGTTCTAGCACGTAGCGGGTACTTTCCAGTAGAAGAGTTAAGCACGTTTAGAATGATCGATTCTCGCCTGCAAGGTCACCCAACTACTCACGAGGGGCTTCCAGGAATTAGAATTGCCTCTGGATCTTTAGGACAGGGAATGTCTATAGCTTTGGGTGCAGCACAAGCTAAAACATTGAATAAAGACAGTCATTTAGTTTTTTCTTTGCACGGTGATGGAGAATTACAGGAAGGACAAAACTGGGAAGCTATCATGTATGCCGGTGCAAATGGTGTGGATAACCTAATTTCTACAGTAGATGTAAACGGCCAACAAATTGATGGTAGTACAGATACTGTTCTTAACATGGGCGATCTTAGAGCTAAATTTGAAGCTTTTGGATGGGATGTTTTAGAAATTGCTGAAGGAAATGATATCGAAAAAGTAATCGAAGGACTTAACGAGGCTAAAGAACATACCGGTAAAGGAAAACCTGTTTGTGTGCTAATGACAACCGTAATGGGTAATGGTGTTGATTTTATGATGCATACGCACGAATGGCACGGTAAAGCTCCAAACGATGAACAATTAGAAAGTGCACTGGCACAAAACCCGGAAACTTTAGGCGATTACTAA
- a CDS encoding transketolase family protein, whose amino-acid sequence MKKYTYTEKQDTRSGFGAGLAELGRTNEKVVALCADLTPSLKMADFIEANPDRFFQTGIAEANMMGMAAGFTIGGYIPFTGTFANFSTGRVYDQIRQSIAYSNKNVKICASHAGLTLGEDGATHQILEDIGLMKMLPGMTVINPCDYNQTKAATIAIAEHEGPVYLRFGRPKVPIFTPEDQKFEIGKAIMLNEGTDVTIIATGHLVWEAIQAGEALAEKGISAEIINIHTIKPLDEEAIIKSVKKTGCVVSAEEHNFLGGLGESVARTLAEHQPAPQEFVATKDTFGESGTPEQLMEKYGLNADAIIAASEKVIKRK is encoded by the coding sequence ATGAAAAAATATACATATACAGAAAAACAAGATACTAGAAGTGGTTTTGGTGCCGGGCTGGCAGAGCTTGGTAGAACCAATGAAAAGGTTGTTGCTCTTTGTGCCGACCTTACTCCTTCTTTAAAAATGGCTGATTTCATTGAAGCCAATCCAGATCGTTTTTTCCAAACAGGAATTGCAGAAGCGAACATGATGGGCATGGCTGCCGGATTTACTATTGGTGGATACATCCCATTTACTGGAACATTTGCAAACTTTTCTACAGGCCGTGTTTACGACCAAATTAGACAATCTATTGCATATTCTAATAAGAACGTAAAAATTTGTGCTTCTCACGCTGGTCTAACGCTTGGAGAAGATGGTGCTACCCACCAGATTCTTGAAGACATTGGTTTAATGAAAATGTTACCGGGAATGACAGTTATCAATCCGTGTGACTACAACCAAACCAAAGCAGCAACTATTGCTATTGCTGAACATGAAGGACCGGTATACTTACGTTTTGGACGTCCAAAAGTGCCAATATTCACTCCTGAGGATCAAAAATTCGAAATCGGGAAAGCGATTATGCTGAATGAAGGTACAGATGTTACCATTATTGCCACTGGTCACTTAGTATGGGAAGCTATACAAGCTGGTGAAGCTTTAGCTGAAAAAGGCATTAGTGCTGAAATTATTAATATACATACTATCAAACCTCTTGATGAAGAAGCGATCATTAAATCGGTTAAGAAAACAGGATGCGTAGTTTCTGCTGAAGAGCATAACTTCCTTGGTGGTTTAGGAGAAAGTGTTGCCAGAACTTTGGCAGAGCACCAACCAGCTCCACAAGAGTTTGTTGCAACTAAAGATACTTTCGGAGAAAGTGGTACTCCTGAGCAACTAATGGAGAAATACGGACTTAACGCTGACGCGATAATCGCAGCTTCAGAAAAAGTTATTAAACGTAAGTAA